A part of Arthrobacter dokdonellae genomic DNA contains:
- a CDS encoding CaiB/BaiF CoA transferase family protein, translating into MGSRLPLEGVRILDLSRALAGPYATALLADLGAEVIKTESIKGGDSSRSWPPFENDHSLYFDSANRNKSSIAIDFYTPGGRELLWQLAVGSDVVVENFRPGVLAVMGLDPDALRKAKPGIIIASVSGFGATGPLSQAPGLDQVAQGMTGLMSVTGADADNMYRVGVPIIDMVAGINTALGIAAALVGRNGTGVGMEVSTSLLETGLALGAFQGQKYLSTGEVPEPQGNNHPVLSPYGVFRTADIPVIIAVGNQKQWRDACELLGDPELADNADYATGKLRNMNRAALKVVLEDLLARRTAGEWLPLLRGAAIPAGPIYNYEQAFADPQVRSLGMVQTVHRADGSPLPLVRGPISVDRHAPRVRKAPPVLGEDTLAVLAGLGLSPEQVAGLVDAGIVLAAPGTTADAGVGATP; encoded by the coding sequence ATGGGTAGCCGCCTGCCGCTGGAGGGCGTGCGCATCCTAGACCTCAGCCGCGCGCTCGCCGGCCCCTACGCCACCGCCCTGCTGGCCGATCTCGGCGCCGAGGTCATCAAGACCGAAAGCATCAAGGGCGGGGACTCCAGCCGCTCCTGGCCGCCATTTGAGAACGACCACAGCCTGTACTTTGACTCCGCCAACCGGAACAAGTCGTCCATCGCGATCGACTTTTACACGCCCGGGGGCAGGGAACTGCTGTGGCAGCTGGCCGTGGGGTCCGACGTCGTGGTGGAAAACTTCCGCCCCGGCGTGCTGGCCGTCATGGGCCTGGACCCGGACGCGCTGCGCAAGGCCAAGCCGGGAATCATCATCGCCTCCGTCAGCGGCTTCGGGGCCACGGGCCCGCTGAGCCAGGCGCCCGGACTGGACCAGGTGGCGCAGGGCATGACCGGGCTGATGTCCGTCACCGGCGCCGACGCGGACAACATGTACCGGGTGGGCGTGCCGATCATTGACATGGTGGCCGGCATCAACACCGCGCTCGGCATCGCCGCCGCCCTCGTGGGCAGGAACGGGACCGGCGTCGGGATGGAGGTCTCGACCTCGCTCCTGGAAACCGGGCTGGCCCTGGGCGCGTTCCAAGGCCAAAAATACCTCAGCACCGGCGAGGTCCCCGAGCCCCAGGGCAACAACCATCCCGTCCTCTCGCCATATGGGGTGTTCAGGACCGCGGACATCCCCGTCATCATCGCCGTGGGCAACCAAAAGCAGTGGCGGGATGCGTGCGAGCTGCTGGGCGACCCGGAGCTTGCCGACAACGCGGATTACGCCACCGGCAAGCTGCGCAACATGAACCGGGCGGCACTGAAAGTGGTGCTTGAGGACCTCCTGGCCCGCCGGACCGCGGGCGAGTGGCTGCCGCTGCTGCGCGGCGCAGCCATCCCCGCCGGGCCCATCTACAACTACGAGCAGGCGTTCGCCGACCCGCAGGTCCGGTCGCTGGGGATGGTGCAGACCGTCCACCGCGCCGACGGTTCGCCGCTGCCGCTGGTCCGCGGGCCCATCTCCGTGGACCGGCACGCCCCGCGGGTCCGCAAGGCACCGCCGGTGCTGGGCGAGGACACGCTGGCCGTGCTGGCCGGGCTGGGCCTGAGCCCCGAACAGGTGGCTGGCCTGGTGGACGCCGGGATTGTGCTGGCGGCGCCGGGCACGACGGCGGATGCCGGGGTGGGTGCCACACCGTGA
- a CDS encoding enoyl-CoA hydratase/isomerase family protein, translating to MSTAAGSTVQEGRGELRVERDGPVATLVMDNPSMRNAITARMWPQFATLLARLEDDDSVEVLVVRGAGKHFSAGADIASVRDILHDPATGQRDGGDITVAEDALSRFRKPTVAAIDGYCVGGGWQIAGACDIRMASENAVFGITPAKIGIVYPLSGIRKLVELAGPAAAKYLLFSGDMVNAAEAMRLGLAMKVLSSDTFWEEVRAFALHLAGRSQFSIQSQKDLVNAISGHIPEADLAERNAYWQREMAASADPRIGVAAFLAKETPRFTWRRPQA from the coding sequence GTGAGCACGGCCGCCGGTAGCACGGTTCAGGAGGGCCGGGGCGAGCTGCGGGTCGAGCGGGACGGACCGGTCGCCACCCTGGTCATGGACAACCCGTCCATGCGCAACGCCATCACGGCGCGCATGTGGCCGCAGTTCGCCACGCTGCTGGCACGGCTGGAGGACGACGATTCGGTCGAGGTCCTGGTGGTCCGCGGGGCCGGTAAGCACTTTTCCGCCGGCGCGGACATCGCTTCCGTGCGGGACATCCTGCACGACCCCGCAACAGGGCAGCGCGACGGCGGCGACATTACCGTGGCCGAGGACGCGCTGTCCCGCTTCCGCAAACCCACCGTGGCGGCGATCGACGGTTACTGCGTGGGCGGGGGCTGGCAGATTGCCGGCGCGTGCGACATCCGGATGGCGTCCGAAAACGCCGTCTTCGGCATCACGCCGGCGAAGATCGGCATTGTCTACCCGCTTTCCGGGATCCGGAAGCTGGTGGAGCTGGCAGGGCCGGCCGCGGCCAAGTACCTGCTGTTCAGCGGCGACATGGTCAATGCCGCAGAGGCGATGCGCCTCGGTCTGGCCATGAAGGTCCTCTCCAGCGACACGTTCTGGGAGGAGGTCCGGGCGTTCGCGCTGCACCTGGCAGGGCGCTCGCAGTTCTCCATCCAGTCGCAAAAGGACCTGGTGAACGCCATCAGCGGCCACATCCCGGAGGCTGACCTGGCCGAGCGCAACGCCTATTGGCAGCGCGAAATGGCGGCCAGCGCCGATCCGAGGATCGGCGTGGCCGCCTTCCTGGCGAAGGAGACGCCAAGGTTCACTTGGCGCCGCCCGCAGGCCTAG
- a CDS encoding ABC transporter ATP-binding protein, producing the protein MLQVKDVVKSFNSGDRTIKPVNGVSFSLEQGSFAAILGKSGSGKSTLLSLLGALDKATSGDVFVDDVNISTLPDRKLTAYRRDDIGFVFQSYNLIPNLSAKENVMLPMEFAGVSHAERSKRAAELLNQVELTEEMHGRLANRLSGGMQQRVAIARALANNPKLILADEPTGNLDDETGELIIALLRQLAHEKKTTILVVTHDHALAAQTDRKFRLARGQITED; encoded by the coding sequence ATGCTGCAAGTCAAAGACGTAGTCAAGTCCTTCAATTCCGGGGACCGCACCATCAAGCCCGTCAACGGGGTCAGCTTCAGCCTGGAACAGGGCAGCTTCGCCGCCATCCTGGGCAAGAGCGGCAGCGGCAAGAGCACGCTGCTGTCCCTGCTGGGGGCGCTGGACAAGGCGACGTCGGGCGACGTGTTCGTGGATGACGTGAACATTTCCACGCTCCCGGACAGGAAGCTCACGGCCTACCGTCGGGACGACATCGGCTTCGTGTTCCAGTCCTACAACCTGATCCCGAACCTCTCGGCCAAGGAAAACGTCATGCTGCCCATGGAGTTCGCGGGCGTCTCCCACGCGGAGCGCAGCAAGCGCGCGGCCGAGCTGCTGAACCAGGTGGAGCTGACGGAGGAGATGCACGGCCGCCTGGCCAACAGGCTCTCCGGCGGCATGCAGCAGCGCGTCGCCATTGCCCGGGCCCTGGCCAACAACCCGAAGCTGATCCTGGCGGACGAGCCCACCGGCAACCTCGACGACGAAACGGGCGAACTCATCATCGCCCTCCTGCGCCAGCTGGCCCACGAGAAGAAGACCACCATCCTGGTGGTCACGCACGACCACGCCCTGGCGGCCCAGACGGACCGGAAGTTCCGCCTGGCCCGCGGGCAGATCACCGAAGACTAG
- a CDS encoding ABC transporter permease, whose amino-acid sequence MGVVSRSVGNAFRNKVRSGAVVVILAVAIGLALAMLVANQAVGAKVDSLKASVGNNLTVNPAGSRGGLGGGNPLTTADATKAATVAHVTSVNGTLAVRLSNAAAAAAATASGSAAGNGSGADRGGAGRFGSSGTTSLVSAVDPGVLGQRNNSNGSSGTSTDGAGGATGGTTTTRPAFTIPIQATGVSTSATAAGTAIKLTGGSQLTDFAASSTQALVGSTLAAKNSLKVGSTFTVQSRTMKVAGIFDAGDAFDNNGIYLPLAATQTLVDQAGQLSSLNVVVDSIDNVPSTQTALTAALGASNVDVTAGSNNLQSAITSLGTVQNISLIAFIASLVTAGLIVLLIMIMVVRERRREIGVLKAIGASNRTIGVQFVIEAMVLVVLGTVVGGVVAAFSSNPIVSALVAGNTGSTASAAGPVGRRAGGGFGGGGFGGGGFTRTRGAFAGASQLIGTISTSVGWQTLVLGAVGILAIAAIGALIPALLTAKVRPIEVLRGE is encoded by the coding sequence ATGGGTGTGGTTTCCCGGAGCGTGGGCAACGCGTTCCGCAATAAGGTGCGCAGCGGCGCCGTGGTGGTCATTTTGGCGGTGGCCATTGGACTCGCGCTGGCCATGCTGGTGGCCAACCAGGCCGTGGGCGCCAAGGTCGACTCCCTCAAGGCCTCCGTGGGCAACAACCTCACGGTCAATCCCGCCGGATCCCGCGGCGGACTGGGCGGCGGCAACCCGCTGACGACGGCGGACGCCACCAAGGCGGCGACCGTCGCCCACGTGACCAGCGTCAATGGGACGCTCGCGGTCCGGCTGTCGAACGCCGCCGCCGCGGCCGCCGCGACGGCGTCCGGATCCGCCGCGGGCAACGGAAGCGGCGCGGACCGCGGAGGGGCCGGCCGCTTCGGCTCCAGCGGCACCACCAGCCTGGTCTCCGCGGTGGACCCCGGGGTGCTGGGCCAACGCAACAACAGCAACGGCAGCTCCGGCACGTCCACGGACGGCGCCGGCGGAGCCACGGGAGGCACCACCACCACGCGCCCGGCATTCACGATTCCGATCCAGGCCACCGGCGTTTCCACCTCCGCCACGGCGGCCGGGACTGCGATCAAGCTCACCGGCGGCTCGCAGCTGACTGACTTCGCAGCCTCCTCAACCCAGGCCCTGGTGGGTTCCACCCTGGCCGCGAAGAATTCGCTGAAGGTCGGTTCAACCTTCACCGTCCAAAGCCGCACCATGAAGGTCGCCGGCATCTTTGACGCCGGTGACGCGTTCGACAACAACGGCATCTACCTGCCCCTCGCGGCCACTCAGACCCTGGTGGACCAGGCCGGCCAGCTGAGCAGCCTGAACGTGGTGGTGGACAGCATAGACAACGTCCCCTCCACCCAGACCGCCCTCACCGCCGCACTTGGCGCCTCCAACGTCGACGTGACGGCAGGTTCGAACAACCTGCAGTCCGCCATCACGTCGCTGGGCACCGTGCAGAACATTTCGCTGATCGCCTTCATCGCCTCACTGGTGACGGCGGGACTGATCGTGCTGCTGATCATGATCATGGTGGTGCGCGAGCGGCGACGTGAAATCGGCGTCCTCAAGGCGATCGGCGCTTCCAACCGCACCATCGGCGTCCAGTTTGTCATCGAGGCCATGGTGCTGGTGGTCCTGGGCACGGTGGTGGGCGGCGTGGTGGCCGCCTTCAGCAGCAATCCGATCGTCAGCGCCCTGGTGGCCGGCAACACCGGCTCCACCGCCTCCGCGGCCGGGCCGGTGGGCCGCCGGGCAGGCGGCGGCTTCGGCGGCGGCGGCTTTGGCGGCGGCGGCTTCACCCGGACCCGCGGCGCGTTTGCCGGAGCCAGCCAGCTCATCGGCACGATCAGCACGTCCGTCGGCTGGCAGACCCTGGTGCTCGGCGCCGTCGGCATCCTGGCGATCGCCGCCATCGGCGCACTGATCCCGGCCCTGCTGACCGCCAAGGTCCGCCCCATCGAAGTCCTGCGAGGAGAGTAA
- a CDS encoding lipid II:glycine glycyltransferase FemX has product MLEFTARFATAAEVDQWDTLVTANPNGGNLLQSASFAAVKKNYGWTPQYLAFEGADYTSYNLALEKKFPGLGRLWYLIKGPDTADVEHIPAMMAALRVFTRRARLNVFAAKIEPDVVASERARAVLSGAGYVKVPDLQPNDNTALLDISPEPNQLLRNLHSRGRNAVRRAQREGVEVVRPESTEATMRSLYDLMVGTFEAKNAGAAREFGYFRQFWSEFTSRGQGRFYFVHENGVPSVGAFVINYGTKATYKDGGSLQERSQYGDSHLIQWEAIQDMKGLGAVQYDFCGTPPSHRLKDPTHPHHGLGLFKTSFTKTVTDFVGCWDVVFSPVRYKLWTVAGERVMRQLYTRRTGQKFY; this is encoded by the coding sequence TTGCTGGAATTTACCGCCCGATTTGCCACCGCCGCCGAGGTCGACCAGTGGGACACCCTGGTCACGGCGAACCCCAACGGCGGCAACCTCCTCCAGTCCGCCTCCTTCGCCGCCGTGAAGAAAAACTACGGCTGGACGCCCCAGTATCTGGCGTTTGAGGGCGCCGACTACACCAGCTACAACCTCGCCCTGGAGAAGAAGTTCCCGGGACTGGGCCGCCTGTGGTACTTGATCAAGGGCCCGGACACCGCCGACGTGGAGCACATCCCCGCCATGATGGCCGCCCTGCGCGTGTTCACCCGGCGGGCCCGCCTCAACGTTTTTGCGGCGAAGATTGAGCCCGACGTGGTCGCCTCCGAGCGGGCGCGCGCCGTGCTGTCCGGGGCCGGATACGTGAAGGTGCCGGACCTGCAGCCCAACGACAACACCGCCCTGCTGGACATTTCCCCGGAGCCGAACCAGCTCCTGCGCAACCTCCACTCGCGCGGGCGCAACGCAGTGCGCCGTGCCCAGCGCGAGGGGGTCGAAGTGGTGCGCCCGGAGTCCACCGAGGCCACCATGCGCTCGCTGTACGACCTCATGGTGGGCACCTTTGAGGCCAAGAATGCCGGGGCAGCCCGTGAGTTCGGGTACTTCCGCCAGTTCTGGAGCGAGTTCACCAGCCGCGGCCAGGGCAGGTTCTACTTTGTCCATGAAAACGGGGTCCCGTCGGTGGGCGCGTTCGTCATCAACTACGGCACCAAGGCCACGTACAAGGACGGCGGCTCCTTGCAGGAGCGGTCGCAGTACGGCGACTCGCACCTGATCCAGTGGGAGGCCATCCAGGACATGAAGGGCCTGGGCGCCGTCCAGTACGACTTCTGCGGCACGCCGCCGTCGCACAGGCTCAAGGATCCCACCCACCCGCACCACGGCCTGGGCCTGTTCAAGACCAGCTTCACCAAGACGGTCACCGATTTTGTAGGCTGCTGGGATGTGGTGTTCAGCCCGGTGCGGTACAAATTGTGGACGGTCGCCGGCGAACGGGTGATGCGTCAGTTGTATACCCGACGCACGGGCCAAAAGTTTTACTAG
- a CDS encoding threonine/serine exporter family protein produces MIPKVPLPAAPAAPAVPPSRPNKAARTVLRRLVQGETPPTAPMNIVERLAGSPYANPTIQVGRADESARKTIDFALRMAETMFRYGAGALEVETSIIAVTAAFGLRNIEVDITNQSVILNYAHRDGVPITLLRVVRSWTNNYAGLVQVHELVTDIVTGGVARDDAYRRLDTIIKRPKPFPRWMVSLAEAVFAAAVVGVIGGSPFGMVVALLTILLAGQIARVLGRWRVPDFFVTAITSFIVTIVALVCFMFHVPLSPSMVVAGGILLLLPSGRLVSAVQDAINGFPVTAAGRFLSAFLTFGAIVAGIAVALVSASMLGGNRINVAEPIVGSLPLYLVLPLVAVATIAICIAEQTSVRLLVPTMAVALAGYLAYYGGMELGLGARFAPALAAIVVGILARVISLRLGAPQLVVAVPSIIFLLVGLSIFRAMFVMTLTPGDSVTGAVGIFNALVVILAVAAGVVLGDNMARPLTRPSGQKDRRRNRRR; encoded by the coding sequence ATGATCCCCAAGGTGCCGCTGCCGGCGGCACCGGCGGCACCGGCGGTGCCGCCGTCGCGCCCCAACAAGGCCGCGCGCACGGTGCTGCGCCGCCTGGTGCAGGGGGAGACCCCGCCCACCGCGCCCATGAACATCGTGGAGCGGCTTGCGGGCAGCCCGTACGCGAATCCCACCATCCAGGTGGGCCGGGCCGACGAATCGGCGCGGAAGACCATTGACTTTGCGCTGCGCATGGCCGAGACCATGTTCCGGTACGGCGCCGGCGCGCTGGAGGTGGAGACCTCCATCATTGCGGTCACGGCGGCCTTTGGCCTGCGCAACATCGAAGTGGACATCACCAACCAGTCCGTCATCCTCAACTACGCCCACCGCGACGGCGTCCCCATCACGCTGCTGCGCGTGGTCAGGTCCTGGACCAACAACTATGCCGGGCTCGTCCAGGTGCACGAGCTGGTCACGGACATTGTGACCGGCGGCGTGGCCCGGGACGACGCGTACCGGCGGCTGGACACCATCATCAAGCGGCCCAAGCCCTTTCCGCGCTGGATGGTGTCACTGGCCGAGGCCGTGTTTGCCGCCGCCGTGGTGGGTGTCATCGGCGGCAGCCCGTTTGGCATGGTCGTGGCCCTGCTGACCATCCTGCTGGCCGGACAGATTGCCCGGGTGCTGGGCAGGTGGCGGGTTCCGGACTTCTTCGTCACGGCCATCACGTCGTTCATCGTCACCATCGTGGCCCTGGTGTGCTTCATGTTCCACGTGCCGCTGAGCCCCTCGATGGTGGTCGCCGGCGGGATCCTGCTGCTGCTGCCCTCGGGGCGGCTCGTCTCCGCGGTGCAGGATGCGATCAACGGCTTCCCGGTCACGGCCGCCGGCCGGTTCCTCTCGGCGTTCCTGACGTTCGGTGCCATCGTCGCGGGCATCGCCGTCGCCCTGGTCAGTGCCTCCATGCTGGGCGGGAACCGGATCAACGTGGCGGAGCCGATCGTCGGCTCGCTGCCACTTTATCTGGTGCTGCCGCTCGTGGCCGTCGCGACGATCGCCATCTGCATCGCCGAGCAGACGTCGGTGCGGTTGCTGGTGCCCACGATGGCCGTGGCGCTGGCCGGCTATCTGGCGTACTACGGCGGCATGGAGCTGGGTCTGGGCGCGCGGTTTGCGCCCGCGCTGGCCGCGATCGTGGTGGGGATCCTGGCGCGTGTCATCTCACTGCGGCTGGGCGCCCCGCAGCTCGTGGTGGCCGTTCCGTCCATCATCTTCCTGCTGGTGGGCCTGTCCATCTTCCGCGCCATGTTCGTCATGACGCTCACGCCGGGAGACTCGGTGACCGGCGCCGTGGGCATCTTCAACGCGCTCGTGGTCATTTTGGCCGTGGCCGCCGGCGTGGTCCTCGGCGACAACATGGCCCGACCGCTCACCCGCCCCAGCGGGCAGAAGGACCGGCGCCGCAACCGCCGCCGCTGA
- a CDS encoding siderophore-interacting protein, translating to MSSADTGKEALVAPAVKRRTQFTLTVVRKEQLGPHMVRVVAGGPGLAAFEAKDATDMYVKIHFLQPGVDYAEPVDVFGLRESMPRDQWPATRTYTVRWVDLAAREIAIDFVIHGDAGLAGPWAEAAAPGDRIIFSGPGGAYRPNPDADWYLFAGDEAALPAMAAAIEALPADAAGRAYVEVDTEDDIQPVAAPAGVEVTWLFRNGATPAQSTQLVDAVAGGTWPDGEVDAFIHGEREYMKALRDVLFKQRGLARSQVSLSGYWAYGRTEDYFQAEKKQPVGKIL from the coding sequence GTGAGTTCCGCTGACACCGGCAAGGAAGCGCTCGTTGCACCGGCAGTGAAGCGACGGACGCAATTCACGCTGACGGTGGTGCGCAAGGAGCAGCTCGGCCCGCACATGGTCCGTGTGGTGGCGGGCGGGCCCGGGCTCGCCGCCTTTGAAGCCAAGGATGCCACGGACATGTACGTGAAAATCCACTTCCTGCAGCCCGGCGTGGACTACGCGGAGCCGGTGGATGTCTTTGGGCTGCGTGAGTCCATGCCGCGGGACCAGTGGCCGGCAACGCGCACCTACACCGTCCGCTGGGTGGATCTGGCTGCCCGGGAGATCGCGATTGACTTCGTTATCCACGGAGACGCCGGCCTGGCCGGCCCGTGGGCGGAGGCGGCCGCGCCCGGGGACCGCATCATCTTCTCCGGCCCAGGCGGCGCCTACCGGCCCAACCCGGACGCCGACTGGTACCTGTTTGCCGGCGACGAGGCCGCTCTGCCCGCCATGGCCGCCGCCATCGAGGCGCTGCCCGCCGACGCCGCAGGCCGCGCGTATGTCGAGGTGGACACCGAGGACGACATCCAGCCTGTGGCCGCGCCGGCAGGGGTCGAGGTGACATGGCTGTTTCGCAACGGCGCCACGCCGGCCCAAAGCACGCAGCTGGTGGACGCCGTTGCCGGCGGGACCTGGCCGGACGGTGAAGTCGACGCCTTCATACACGGCGAACGTGAATACATGAAAGCCCTCCGCGACGTCCTGTTCAAGCAGCGCGGACTGGCCCGCAGTCAGGTCTCGCTCTCCGGCTACTGGGCCTACGGCAGGACCGAGGACTACTTCCAGGCGGAGAAGAAGCAGCCCGTCGGCAAGATCCTCTGA
- a CDS encoding uracil-DNA glycosylase, with amino-acid sequence MDPNPALFELPSPAAWDAAQLRALETMGADPLSLLAPDWAGALAAEEPALRGLGLMLRREYDAGTSFLPPPSRVLRALAAPLAGVKVLVVGQDPYPTPGHSVGLAFAVDRSTRPLPRSLNNIYKELQDDLGIAPAAHGDLSAWAAQGVLLLNRVLTVAPGAAGSHRRRGWEGVTEAVIRVLAARKQPLVSVLWGRDAQKLEPLLAGTAIIESAHPSPLSASRGFFGSRPFSRINAMLQEQGSVPVEWALPA; translated from the coding sequence ATGGACCCGAACCCCGCCCTTTTCGAGCTCCCCTCCCCCGCCGCCTGGGATGCCGCCCAGCTGCGTGCCCTGGAGACGATGGGCGCCGACCCGCTGTCGCTGCTGGCCCCCGACTGGGCCGGCGCCCTGGCCGCCGAGGAACCAGCCCTTCGCGGCCTGGGACTCATGCTGCGCCGGGAGTACGACGCCGGGACCTCCTTCCTGCCTCCGCCCAGCCGGGTGCTGCGCGCCCTGGCCGCGCCGCTTGCCGGTGTGAAGGTCCTGGTGGTGGGCCAGGATCCGTACCCCACTCCCGGCCACTCCGTCGGCCTGGCGTTTGCGGTGGACCGGTCCACCCGGCCGCTGCCGCGCAGCCTGAACAACATCTACAAGGAGCTGCAGGACGATCTCGGCATCGCCCCGGCAGCGCACGGCGACCTCAGTGCCTGGGCGGCCCAGGGCGTCCTCCTGCTCAACCGCGTGCTCACGGTGGCCCCGGGCGCGGCAGGCTCGCACCGGCGTCGTGGTTGGGAAGGCGTGACGGAGGCCGTCATCAGGGTCCTGGCCGCGCGGAAGCAGCCGCTGGTGAGCGTGCTCTGGGGGCGGGACGCTCAAAAGCTTGAGCCCCTGCTGGCCGGCACCGCCATCATTGAGTCGGCACACCCGAGCCCGCTGTCGGCGTCGCGCGGGTTTTTTGGCTCGCGGCCGTTCAGCCGGATCAACGCAATGCTTCAGGAGCAGGGCAGCGTGCCAGTCGAGTGGGCGCTGCCCGCCTGA
- a CDS encoding DUF3263 domain-containing protein, whose product MLALERQWWKYAGAKEQAIREMFDLSATHYYQILNALIDTEAALEHDPMLVKRLRRLRTSRQKARTARRLGH is encoded by the coding sequence ATGCTCGCGCTGGAACGGCAATGGTGGAAGTATGCCGGGGCGAAGGAACAGGCCATCCGTGAGATGTTCGACCTCTCCGCCACCCACTACTATCAAATCCTCAATGCGTTGATCGACACGGAGGCCGCGCTGGAGCACGACCCCATGCTGGTGAAGCGGTTGCGTAGACTACGTACGTCGCGTCAAAAGGCCCGGACCGCACGCAGGCTCGGGCATTGA
- a CDS encoding LytR C-terminal domain-containing protein gives MTKYPRDEFDRVPENSARHGVHRASLEVATRSLVPVMIFGVAALCVGLLAFLIVPKISGQDTAVNAPTSSTAATAPGTKAPASATPSAAPRTTAVKAPSPTPTPGSVVDKSTPVAIFNATGIGGLAAQYSATATSDGWTVSQTGNWNGAPQSVSSIIYSGPAQKANAEALGKLLNIATLLDSAEMGIPLTIVLGPGA, from the coding sequence ATGACTAAATACCCGCGGGACGAATTTGACCGTGTTCCGGAGAACTCTGCGCGCCACGGCGTCCACCGCGCCTCGCTCGAGGTTGCCACACGCAGTCTGGTGCCGGTGATGATCTTTGGTGTTGCCGCGCTATGCGTCGGCCTGCTGGCCTTCCTGATTGTGCCCAAGATCAGTGGGCAGGACACGGCCGTCAACGCGCCGACCAGCTCTACGGCCGCCACCGCGCCGGGCACTAAGGCCCCTGCGTCCGCCACGCCGAGCGCCGCGCCACGCACCACTGCGGTAAAGGCGCCGTCGCCCACGCCGACGCCCGGATCCGTGGTGGACAAGTCCACGCCTGTGGCGATCTTCAATGCCACGGGAATCGGCGGGCTCGCGGCGCAATACAGCGCAACGGCCACCAGCGACGGCTGGACGGTGTCACAGACGGGAAACTGGAACGGCGCGCCGCAATCGGTCTCCTCCATCATCTACAGCGGCCCGGCGCAGAAGGCCAACGCCGAGGCCCTGGGAAAGCTGCTGAACATCGCGACGCTGTTGGACTCCGCGGAGATGGGGATCCCGCTGACCATCGTGCTCGGCCCGGGGGCTTAA
- a CDS encoding TM2 domain-containing protein — translation MTENPSTGNPSDPSGHSVAGEPKVGPVPAGYDVPEQPSAPGFGPPAYQQPVEQVPTAFPGQQQGWQQQPYQQPYQQQYQQPAYGQQYGGQKSKVAAGVLGILLGGLGIHNFYLGFTKKALIQLLVSVLSVGFLAWAMAIWGLIEGILILVGNEGFRTDARGVPLRD, via the coding sequence ATGACTGAGAACCCAAGCACCGGCAATCCTTCCGACCCGTCCGGCCATTCCGTCGCCGGTGAGCCCAAGGTTGGGCCGGTTCCCGCTGGTTATGACGTGCCGGAGCAGCCATCCGCGCCGGGCTTTGGTCCTCCTGCGTACCAGCAGCCGGTGGAGCAGGTGCCCACCGCATTTCCGGGCCAGCAGCAGGGGTGGCAGCAGCAGCCGTACCAGCAGCCGTATCAGCAGCAGTACCAGCAGCCCGCCTACGGTCAGCAGTATGGCGGGCAGAAGTCGAAGGTCGCGGCGGGCGTCCTGGGCATCCTGCTCGGCGGCCTCGGCATCCACAACTTTTACCTGGGCTTCACCAAAAAGGCCCTGATCCAGCTGCTCGTCTCTGTCCTAAGCGTCGGCTTTCTCGCGTGGGCCATGGCCATTTGGGGGCTCATCGAGGGCATCCTGATCCTGGTCGGCAATGAGGGCTTCCGCACCGACGCCAGAGGCGTTCCCCTCAGGGACTGA